The proteins below come from a single Eubacterium limosum genomic window:
- a CDS encoding 3D domain-containing protein yields MSEFMSSHWKKIVGMIFLIVLTVAMGIACAFTMTKNIEVSLDENTGNGSVQTQTLASQRQSQIGEVLKQKGYPVDTSEYTVSVPLDTKVKDVDNVTIKKNAKGTLNVDGNGHTYDSTADTVGDLLKDQNITLGASDVVVPSADTALTTEVKEIKIVRREEKEESRMEAIPFEVKQSVNPELEDGKQNIVTAGVNGSKKITDKLTYEDGILVSRETVSTQTVLEPVTEVIEVGSKVTTEVKQETREEAIAFTSQKVENPELEQGKTNVKTAGVNGTARITENVTYENGKEIARSVVSKETIKEPVTEVVEVGTKAAEPVPTPTPEPTPEATQPEAPAEQPAPTPEPAPAPTPEPTPAPEPEPEQPAEESNGIDLSNATHFTANCTAYVATGNATASGAWPTSGHTIAADLTNYPIGTRIYIPYFDTVFTVEDSGGAVKGNVIDIFFDSYAEAISFGRRNLDAYVLN; encoded by the coding sequence ATGAGTGAATTCATGAGCAGTCATTGGAAAAAGATCGTCGGTATGATTTTCTTAATCGTATTGACCGTTGCCATGGGCATTGCCTGTGCCTTTACAATGACCAAGAACATTGAAGTATCACTGGACGAAAACACCGGAAACGGCAGCGTCCAGACCCAGACACTGGCCAGCCAGCGTCAGTCCCAGATCGGCGAAGTGCTCAAGCAAAAGGGCTATCCTGTCGATACCAGTGAGTACACTGTCAGCGTCCCCCTTGATACCAAGGTGAAAGACGTCGACAATGTTACCATTAAAAAGAACGCCAAGGGAACCTTAAACGTGGACGGAAACGGCCATACCTATGATTCCACAGCCGACACGGTCGGAGACCTGTTAAAGGATCAGAACATTACTCTGGGTGCGAGCGACGTCGTGGTGCCATCAGCGGATACCGCCCTGACCACAGAGGTTAAGGAAATCAAAATCGTCCGCCGTGAGGAAAAGGAAGAAAGCCGTATGGAGGCCATTCCCTTTGAGGTTAAACAGAGTGTTAATCCTGAGCTTGAAGATGGAAAACAGAATATCGTAACCGCAGGCGTAAATGGCAGCAAAAAAATTACTGATAAGCTAACCTATGAAGATGGCATTCTGGTCAGCCGTGAAACCGTGTCGACTCAGACCGTGCTGGAGCCCGTGACCGAAGTCATTGAAGTCGGCAGCAAGGTAACCACCGAAGTAAAACAGGAAACCCGTGAAGAAGCCATTGCCTTTACCAGTCAGAAGGTCGAAAACCCAGAGCTGGAACAGGGAAAAACCAATGTAAAAACCGCCGGTGTTAACGGCACAGCCAGGATCACCGAAAATGTAACCTACGAAAATGGCAAGGAAATTGCCCGTTCAGTCGTCTCTAAGGAAACCATTAAGGAGCCGGTGACCGAGGTCGTAGAGGTTGGAACAAAAGCCGCAGAACCGGTGCCAACCCCGACGCCTGAACCCACACCCGAAGCCACACAGCCAGAAGCTCCCGCAGAACAGCCTGCTCCTACACCGGAACCAGCTCCAGCCCCAACGCCAGAGCCCACCCCGGCACCTGAGCCAGAACCTGAACAGCCTGCAGAAGAAAGCAATGGGATTGATCTGAGTAATGCGACCCATTTTACCGCAAACTGTACCGCTTATGTGGCAACCGGTAACGCGACAGCATCCGGCGCATGGCCCACATCCGGCCATACCATCGCAGCCGATCTGACCAATTATCCCATTGGCACCAGAATCTATATTCCATATTTTGACACTGTATTTACCGTAGAAGACAGTGGCGGCGCTGTAAAAGGCAATGTCATTGACATCTTCTTTGACAGCTACGCCGAAGCCATCAGCTTTGGACGCCGGAATCTGGATGCTTATGTGTTAAATTAA
- a CDS encoding V-type ATP synthase subunit D — MAIKITPTKANLIKSKSSLAFSTKGYNLLDKKRTVLIQEIMKLVKQSEEIEQQITEIFKEAYIALQQVTISMGLNHVEEYALSIPQEEDFDVRTRSVMGVDIPEIVDNVDKNKNFSLPYGFHENNPALDVAIEKFNEVKHLSYKLAEIESTAFKLSIEIKKTQKSANALDKIQIPKLKDQIKYIEESIEEKDREENFRIKKVKKHNQS, encoded by the coding sequence ATGGCCATTAAAATCACGCCGACTAAGGCAAATTTAATCAAGTCGAAGTCAAGCCTGGCCTTTTCAACCAAAGGGTATAACCTGCTCGATAAAAAGCGGACGGTTCTGATTCAGGAAATCATGAAGCTGGTCAAGCAGTCCGAGGAGATCGAACAGCAAATTACCGAAATTTTTAAGGAAGCTTATATTGCATTACAGCAGGTAACCATCAGCATGGGACTCAACCACGTTGAGGAATATGCTTTGTCTATCCCGCAGGAGGAAGACTTTGACGTTCGTACCCGAAGCGTCATGGGCGTCGATATTCCAGAGATCGTGGATAACGTGGACAAGAACAAAAATTTCAGCCTGCCCTATGGCTTCCATGAAAATAATCCGGCCCTGGATGTGGCCATCGAGAAATTTAATGAGGTAAAGCACCTTTCCTATAAGCTGGCAGAAATCGAGAGCACAGCCTTCAAGTTGTCCATTGAAATCAAAAAAACACAGAAAAGCGCCAATGCTCTGGATAAAATTCAGATTCCAAAGCTTAAGGATCAAATTAAATACATCGAAGAAAGCATCGAAGAAAAAGACAGGGAAGAGAACTTTCGTATTAAAAAGGTCAAAAAACACAATCAATCATAA
- a CDS encoding V-type ATP synthase subunit B — MQREYLKIDNINGPLILITDVEDVFYGEVVNIQDQATGEVKKGKVIKIDGTTITVQVFQSTAGLAAENSVTRFTGDAFKIPMSMDLMGRVFNGIGEPIDNGADIFSTIESNINGAPINPMSREYPRNFIQTGISAIDVLMTLIRGQKLPIFSGNGLSHNELAAQIVRQAKLSDDVDEQFAIVFAAIGVKHDDEKFFRKTFEEANVMDRVVMFVNYADDPVAERNTAPRCALTVAEYLAFQKDMHILVVMSDITAYCEGLREISSAREEVPSRKGYPGYMYSDLAALYERAGMLKSSKGSITFLPILTMPNDDITHPIPDLTGYITEGQIVLGRDLFQRSIYPPIDVLPSLSRLMKDGIGEGYTREDHQDLANQLFAAYSRVQEVRDLSQIMGEDDLSETDKLYMEFGRAFEDEFLSQDFDENRTIYESLDLGWKLLTILPVTELDRLSPKLIEKYLPKKNA; from the coding sequence ATGCAGAGAGAATATCTAAAAATAGACAACATTAACGGGCCTCTTATTCTGATCACAGACGTTGAGGATGTTTTTTACGGCGAGGTTGTAAACATTCAGGACCAGGCCACTGGCGAAGTGAAAAAGGGGAAGGTCATCAAAATTGACGGCACGACCATCACCGTCCAGGTGTTCCAGTCCACAGCCGGCCTGGCAGCAGAAAACAGCGTTACCCGCTTTACAGGCGACGCCTTTAAGATCCCAATGTCCATGGACCTCATGGGCCGTGTGTTTAACGGGATTGGAGAGCCCATTGATAACGGTGCGGATATCTTCAGTACCATTGAATCCAATATCAACGGTGCGCCCATCAACCCCATGAGCCGTGAATACCCGCGTAACTTTATTCAGACGGGCATTTCCGCCATCGACGTGCTGATGACCCTTATCCGTGGCCAGAAGCTGCCGATCTTCTCCGGAAATGGTCTGTCACATAACGAGCTGGCCGCACAGATCGTGCGTCAGGCAAAGCTGAGTGACGATGTGGACGAACAGTTCGCCATTGTGTTTGCCGCCATTGGTGTTAAGCACGATGATGAAAAGTTCTTCCGCAAAACCTTCGAGGAAGCCAATGTCATGGATCGGGTTGTCATGTTTGTCAACTATGCCGATGACCCGGTAGCAGAGAGAAACACCGCGCCGCGGTGTGCGCTGACGGTTGCCGAATATCTGGCTTTCCAGAAAGACATGCACATTCTGGTCGTCATGAGCGATATTACCGCTTACTGCGAGGGTTTACGTGAAATTTCGTCCGCCCGTGAAGAAGTACCAAGCCGTAAGGGCTACCCTGGCTACATGTACTCCGACCTGGCAGCACTGTACGAACGCGCCGGCATGCTAAAGAGCAGCAAGGGTTCTATCACCTTCCTGCCGATTCTGACCATGCCGAATGATGATATCACTCACCCGATTCCTGACTTAACGGGTTATATTACCGAAGGTCAGATCGTATTGGGGCGTGATTTGTTCCAGCGGAGTATTTATCCGCCGATTGACGTTCTGCCATCCCTTTCTCGTCTTATGAAGGACGGTATCGGGGAGGGATACACCCGTGAAGACCATCAGGATCTTGCAAACCAGCTGTTTGCCGCTTATTCCAGAGTTCAGGAAGTCCGTGACCTCTCCCAGATCATGGGTGAAGATGACCTTTCCGAAACCGATAAGCTGTATATGGAATTTGGCCGTGCCTTTGAAGATGAATTCCTGAGCCAGGACTTTGATGAAAACCGGACCATCTATGAAAGTCTGGACCTTGGCTGGAAGCTGTTAACCATTCTGCCAGTCACAGAGCTTGACCGTCTGAGTCCAAAACTGATCGAAAAATATCTGCCAAAGAAGAATGCGTAG